One window of the Populus nigra chromosome 4, ddPopNigr1.1, whole genome shotgun sequence genome contains the following:
- the LOC133692354 gene encoding uncharacterized protein LOC133692354 → MDGGDGTVRLGALNLKPDHSGFDSGPDVSVSSPVTRQKAAAAKQFIENHYKNHLQGLQDRKERRRALQMRAQEAQVSNEEQEEMLRNLERRETEYMRLQRRKIGIDDFEQLTVIGKGAFGEVRLCRAKDTGEIFAMKKLKKSEMLSRGQVEHVRSERNLLAEVDSRCIVKLFYSFQDSDFLYLIMEYLPGGDIMTLLMREDTLSEDVARFYIAESILAIQSIHQHNYVHRDIKPDNLILDKNGHLKLSDFGLCKPLDDKYSNLLENENFSTQEGRNESEGHSTSDRPPWLMPKEKLQQWKRNRRALAYSTVGTLDYMAPEVLLKKGYGMECDWWSLGAIMYEMLIGYPPFCSDEPRITCRKIINWKTCLKFPEEPKISSEAKDLICHLLCDVETRLGTRGVEELKVHPWFRSTQWDFLYELEAAYKPTVNGDLDTQNFEKFPDLEGPPSTIPSVGPWRKMLTSKDTNFIGFTYKKSDVLKSMQSSGTDMKLNDSSKAPSLISLLGQIDLQETATSEGEQKPET, encoded by the exons ATGGACGGTGGTGATGGGACGGTGAGGTTGGGGGCTTTGAACTTGAAGCCGGATCACAGCGGCTTCGATTCAGGCCCTGATGTGTCCGTTTCTTCGCCTGTTACGAGACAAAAAGCTGCGGCTGCAAAACAGTTCATAGAGAATCATTATAAGAACCATCTACAAGGACTGCAAGATCGTAAAGAGAG gcGACGAGCGCTTCAAATGAGAGCACAAGAAGCTCAGGTTTCAAATGAAGAACAAGAGGAGATGCTTAGGAATTTGGAGCGCAGAGAAACAGAGTATATGAGGCTGCAAAGGCGTAAAATTGGAATTGATGATTTTGAACAGTTAACTGTGATTGGAAAAGGTGCATTTGGGGAG GTTAGGTTATGCAGAGCCAAGGACACCGGAGAGATTTTTGCtatgaagaaattgaagaagtCAGAGATGCTTAGCCGTGGACAG GTTGAGCACGTCCGATCAGAGAGGAACTTACTGGCGGAGGTTGATAGTCGGTGCATAGTAAAACTTTTCTACTCTTTTCAAGATTCTGATTTCTTGTATCTGATTATGGAGTATTTACCTGGTGGAGACATAATGACATTATTGATGAGAGAAGATACTCTTTCTGAAGATGTTGCACGTTTTTACATCGCGGAGAGCATTCTAGCCATACAATCAATTCACCAACACAATTATGTTCACAG GGACATAAAACCAGATAACCTGATACTGGACAAAAATGGACATTTAAAGCTTTCAGATTTTGGCTTGTGCAAACCTTTGGATGATAAGTATTCAAATTTActggaaaatgaaaatttttctaCCCAGGAAGGAAGAAATGAATCTGAAGGGCATTCTACCAGTGACAGACCCCCCTGGTTGATGCCGAAAGAAAAATTGCAGCAATGGAAACGCAATCGACGTGCATTG GCTTATTCAACAGTTGGAACTCTTGATTATATGGCTCCTGAAGTGCTACTAAAGAAGGGGTATGGAATGGAGTGTGATTGGTGGTCCCTTGGTGCTATCATGTATGAGATGCTTATAGGCTATCCTCCCTTCTGCTCTGATGAACCAAGGATCACATGCCGCAAG ATAATCAATTGGAAAACATGCCTTAAATTCCCTGAGGAACCAAAGATATCAAGCGAGGCCAAAGATCTTATTTGCCACTTGCTCTGTGATGTTGAAACAAGGCTGGGGACCAGAGGAGTTGAAGAATTGAAG GTGCATCCATGGTTCAGGAGCACTCAGTGGGATTTTCTGTATGAATTGGAAGCTGCATATAAGCCTACAGTCAATGGAGACTTGGATACTCAGAACTTTGAGAAGTTTCCTGAT CTGGAAGGCCCACCATCCACAATACCAAGTGTAGGGCCTTGGAGGAAG ATGTTGACATCAAAAGATAccaattttattggatttacTTATAAGAAATCAGACGTCCTTAAATCAATGCAAAGTTCAG GTACAGACATGAAATTGAATGACTCTTCGAAGGCTCCATCTCTAATTTCCTTGTTAG GTCAGATTGACCTGCAAGAGACTGCAACATCAGAAGGTGAGCAGAAGCCGGAAACATGA
- the LOC133692398 gene encoding abscisic acid 8'-hydroxylase CYP707A1-like isoform X1, translating into MGGILAYVLIFLISVVSYIIKIRKKKKPTKGIKLPPGSMGWPCIGETLQLYSQDPNVFFASKQKRYGEIFKTHILGCPCIILASPEAARFVLVTQAHLFKPTYPKSKEHLIGPSALFFHQGEYHIRLRKLVQSSLSLDSIRNLVADISSTAASTLDSWDGGHVLNTFQEMKKFSFEVGILAIFGNLEAQYREEMKRNYRIVDKGYNSFATSLPGTPYRKAVLARKRLSKILGDIIRERKEKRLLVKDLFGCLLNSKNEKGELLTDDQIADNIIGVFFAAQDTTASAMTWIAKYLHDNQKVLEAVKAEQDAIRKLNDESNQPLSWSQTRNMPFTHKVVLESLRMASIISFTFREAVADVEYKGYLIPKGWKVMPLFRNTHHNPEYFRDPQKFDPTRFEVAPRPNTFMPFGSGQHACPGNELAKLEMLIMIHHLLTKFRWEVVGSQSGIQYGPFPVPLHGLPARFWKEHTS; encoded by the exons ATGGGAGGGATTCTGGCTTACGTTCTCATCTTTCTCATAAGTGTAGTGTCTTATATAAttaagataagaaaaaagaaaaaacccactAAAGGAATTAAGCTCCCACCAGGATCAATGGGTTGGCCTTGCATTGGAGAGACTCTTCAACTCTACTCTCAAGACCCAAATGTCTTCTTTGCATCCAAACAAAAaag GTATGGAGAAATATTCAAGACCCATATTCTTGGTTGCCCGTGTATTATACTGGCTAGCCCAGAGGCAGCTCGGTTTGTGCTTGTGACTCAAGCTCACTTGTTCAAGCCAACATATCCCAAAAGTAAGGAACATTTGATTGGTCCATCAGCTCTTTTTTTCCATCAAGGAGAGTACCATATTCGTCTAAGGAAGTTGGTTCAGAGCTCCTTGTCTCTGGATTCAATCCGAAACTTGGTTGCTGATATTTCATCCACAGCAGCCTCTACCTTAGATTCATGGGATGGTGGACATGTCCTTAACACCtttcaagaaatgaaaaag TTTTCTTTTGAAGTAGGAATACTAGCAATTTTTGGCAATTTGGAAGCCCAATATagagaagaaatgaaaaggaactACAGAATAGTGGATAAAGGCTATAATTCCTTTGCAACAAGCCTCCCAGGAACTCCTTACAGGAAGGCAGTGCTG GCAAGAAAGAGATTAAGCAAGATTCTTGGTGATATTATTcgtgaaagaaaagagaagagattgCTTGTAAAGGATCTCTTCGGTTGTCTATTGAACTCGAAAAATGAGAAAGGAGAACTCCTTACCGATGATCAAATTGCGGATAACATTATTGGAGTGTTTTTTGCTGCTCAAGACACCACAGCTAGTGCCATGACATGGATTGCCAAGTATCTCCATGACAACCAGAAAGTTCTAGAGGCTGTAAAG GCCGAACAGGACGCAATTCgcaaattgaatgatgaaagtAATCAGCCATTGAGTTGGAGTCAAACGAGAAACATGCCATTTACTCATAAG GTTGTGTTGGAGAGCTTGAGAATGGCAAGCATTATATCCTTCACTTTTAGAGAAGCAGTGGCTGATGTCGAGTACAAGG GGTACCTGATTCCCAAAGGTTGGAAGGTGATGCCTTTGTTCAGGAATACTCATCACAATCCAGAATATTTTAGAGATCCTCAAAAATTTGATCCAACAAGGTTTGAG GTGGCACCAAGACCCAATACATTTATGCCATTTGGAAGTGGACAACATGCTTGTCCAGGAAATGAACTTGCCAAGTTGGAGATGCTTATCATGATCCACCATTTGCTCACCAAGTTCAG GTGGGAAGTAGTGGGATCTCAAAGTGGGATTCAGTATGGCCCGTTCCCCGTGCCATTGCATGGACTTCCAGCCAGATTTTGGAAAGAACATACCAGCTAG
- the LOC133692399 gene encoding sterol carrier protein 2-like yields MATTELKSDAIFELLKRFLGTEEGIAVKNKVNLVYQFNISPKKIGIDEVIYTIDLKKGEVIKGQYEGGKPDATFSLKDEDFIKLANGKLNPQIAFMRGALKIKGSLSAAQKFTPDIFPKPAKL; encoded by the exons ATGGCTACTACAGAGCTGAAGTCAGACGCCATTTTCGAGCTTTTGAAGAGGTTCCTTGGGACCGAAGAAGGTATTGCGGTCAAAAATAAGGTTAACCTTGTATATCAATTCAATATCTCTCCCAAG AAAATTGGGATTGATGAGGTGATTTACACTATTGATCTCAAGAAAGGCGAGGTCATCAAAG ggCAATACGAAGGAGGGAAACCTGATGCCACATTTTCCTTGAAGGACGAAGATTTTATAAAGCTTGCTAATGGAAAGTTGAATCCCCAGATTGCTTTCATGAG GGGTGCTTTGAAGATCAAGGGCAGTTTGAGTGCTGCGCAGAAATTCACTCCCGATATCTTCCCAAAGCCTGCTAAGCTGTGA
- the LOC133691721 gene encoding cold-regulated protein 27-like codes for MLHMDGYRESESRTRSETSGLTGHESVELAQLQDSPMIESMSSEWTDEKHNLYLKSMEASFVNQLYNSIDLLGWRSQKGRSVPNLSGEVNCSTCRPSGQFKVLRRGGWQKINFRRPESQLSSAKDSRGFLTSPWIQQFTPARKPEGATSPALQECAIQSRGINLKWKKAVLCCPATNSKLSHFGNSFSCHRDFVESNTEMSGQNFVDEDIESERASSSFSSKRLKTLKTDPSSSDQVVPPQQDSCGRRGY; via the exons ATGCTGCACATGGATGGTTATAGAGAAAGTGAAAGTCGAACGAGATCAGAAACGTCTGGGTTAACTGGTCACGAGTCAGTCGAGTTGGCTCAATTACAG GATTCACCGATGATAGAATCCATGTCTTCAGAATGGACAGATGAGAAGCACAACCTTTATCTTAAATCCATGGAGGCTTCATTTGTTAATCAATTATACAATTCGATAGATCTTCTTGGTTGGCGTTCCCAGAAGGGAAGGTCAGTTCCAAACTTGTCTGGGGAAGTCAATTGTAGCACCTGTAGACCTTCTGGCCAG TTTAAGGTTCTTCGACGTGGCGGCTGGCAGAAAATCAATTTTCGAAGACCTGAATCTCAACTAAGCTCAGCGAAGGACTCCCGTGGGTTTTTAACAAGCCCATGGATTCAACAATTTACGCCTGCAAGAAAACCAGAAGGTGCAACATCTCCTGCTCTTCAAGAATGTGCTATCCAAAGTCGAGGAATCAATTTAAAGTGGAAGAAAGCAGTTCTCTGCTGTCCAGCAACTAATTCAAAACTTTCTCATTTTGGCAACTCTTTTTCATGTCATCGTGATTTCGTTGAAAGCAACACAG AGATGTCAGGCCAGAACTTTGTTGACGAAGACATCGAAAGTGAAAGGGCAAGCAGTTCTTTCAGCTCAAAAAGGTTGAAAACTCTGAAAACTGATCCTTCGAGTAGTGACCAG GTTGTTCCCCCACAGCAAGACTCCTGTGGAAGAAGAGGTTACTGA
- the LOC133692398 gene encoding abscisic acid 8'-hydroxylase CYP707A1-like isoform X2 has product MGGILAYVLIFLISVVSYIIKIRKKKKPTKGIKLPPGSMGWPCIGETLQLYSQDPNVFFASKQKRYGEIFKTHILGCPCIILASPEAARFVLVTQAHLFKPTYPKSKEHLIGPSALFFHQGEYHIRLRKLVQSSLSLDSIRNLVADISSTAASTLDSWDGGHVLNTFQEMKKFSFEVGILAIFGNLEAQYREEMKRNYRIVDKGYNSFATSLPGTPYRKAVLARKRLSKILGDIIRERKEKRLLVKDLFGCLLNSKNEKGELLTDDQIADNIIGVFFAAQDTTASAMTWIAKYLHDNQKVLEAVKAEQDAIRKLNDESNQPLSWSQTRNMPFTHKVVLESLRMASIISFTFREAVADVEYKGYLIPKGWKVMPLFRNTHHNPEYFRDPQKFDPTRFEVAPRPNTFMPFGSGQHACPGNELAKLEMLIMIHHLLTKFRNSFSCNNTLDLRFNGLSPQ; this is encoded by the exons ATGGGAGGGATTCTGGCTTACGTTCTCATCTTTCTCATAAGTGTAGTGTCTTATATAAttaagataagaaaaaagaaaaaacccactAAAGGAATTAAGCTCCCACCAGGATCAATGGGTTGGCCTTGCATTGGAGAGACTCTTCAACTCTACTCTCAAGACCCAAATGTCTTCTTTGCATCCAAACAAAAaag GTATGGAGAAATATTCAAGACCCATATTCTTGGTTGCCCGTGTATTATACTGGCTAGCCCAGAGGCAGCTCGGTTTGTGCTTGTGACTCAAGCTCACTTGTTCAAGCCAACATATCCCAAAAGTAAGGAACATTTGATTGGTCCATCAGCTCTTTTTTTCCATCAAGGAGAGTACCATATTCGTCTAAGGAAGTTGGTTCAGAGCTCCTTGTCTCTGGATTCAATCCGAAACTTGGTTGCTGATATTTCATCCACAGCAGCCTCTACCTTAGATTCATGGGATGGTGGACATGTCCTTAACACCtttcaagaaatgaaaaag TTTTCTTTTGAAGTAGGAATACTAGCAATTTTTGGCAATTTGGAAGCCCAATATagagaagaaatgaaaaggaactACAGAATAGTGGATAAAGGCTATAATTCCTTTGCAACAAGCCTCCCAGGAACTCCTTACAGGAAGGCAGTGCTG GCAAGAAAGAGATTAAGCAAGATTCTTGGTGATATTATTcgtgaaagaaaagagaagagattgCTTGTAAAGGATCTCTTCGGTTGTCTATTGAACTCGAAAAATGAGAAAGGAGAACTCCTTACCGATGATCAAATTGCGGATAACATTATTGGAGTGTTTTTTGCTGCTCAAGACACCACAGCTAGTGCCATGACATGGATTGCCAAGTATCTCCATGACAACCAGAAAGTTCTAGAGGCTGTAAAG GCCGAACAGGACGCAATTCgcaaattgaatgatgaaagtAATCAGCCATTGAGTTGGAGTCAAACGAGAAACATGCCATTTACTCATAAG GTTGTGTTGGAGAGCTTGAGAATGGCAAGCATTATATCCTTCACTTTTAGAGAAGCAGTGGCTGATGTCGAGTACAAGG GGTACCTGATTCCCAAAGGTTGGAAGGTGATGCCTTTGTTCAGGAATACTCATCACAATCCAGAATATTTTAGAGATCCTCAAAAATTTGATCCAACAAGGTTTGAG GTGGCACCAAGACCCAATACATTTATGCCATTTGGAAGTGGACAACATGCTTGTCCAGGAAATGAACTTGCCAAGTTGGAGATGCTTATCATGATCCACCATTTGCTCACCAAGTTCAG GAACTCCTTTTCCTGTAACAATACGTTGGATCTTAGATTCAATGGTTTATCACCTCAGTAA
- the LOC133690636 gene encoding uncharacterized protein LOC133690636 encodes MSTSKAIRSLITRENVWKHLFRSAINHNSHKFDQTRCLSSLAGILNPSISRGTYNSRKDFDLASGNLYNNTTIKRGFLGCGDGEEGGVLSKVYEERRVLGYSPEQLFDVVAAVDLYHGFVPWCQRSEILKQYPDGSFDAELEIGFKFLVESYVSHVELNRPKFLKTTSSESNLFDHLINIWEFNPGPVPGSCELYFLVDFKFQSPLYRQVASMFFKEVVSRLVGSFDERCRLIYGPGVSVLEKSYGEKA; translated from the exons ATGTCTACCTCGAAAGCAATCCGTTCCTTAATAACCCGTGAAAATGTATGGAAACATCTCTTCAGGTCCGCAATAAATCATAATAGCCACAAATTCGATCAAACTCGATGCTTGAGTAGCCTTGCCGGTATCTTGAATCCATCAATTAGTAGAGGAACTTACAATAGCCGGAAAGATTTTGATCTCGCATCAGGAAATTTGTATAATAACACTACTATAAAACGAGGGTTTCTTGGCTGCGGTGACGGTGAAGAAGGTGGTGTTTTATCGAAGGTTTACGAAGAGAGGCGCGTGTTAGG GTACTCTCCGGAGCAGTTATTTGATGTGGTTGCTGCCGTTGATCTGTATCATGGGTTTGTACCGTGGTGTCAGCGGTCGGAGATACTGAAACAGTACCCAGATGGATCATTTGATGCGGAGTTGGAGATTGGTTTTAAGTTTCTCGTCGAGAGTTATGTTTCTCATGTAGAATTAAATAGACCGAAGTTTCTCAAG ACAACTTCATCAGAGAGTAACCTCTTTGACCATTTGATAAATATTTGGGAATTCAATCCGGGGCCAGTTCCAGGATCTtgtgaactttattttttagtggaCTTCAAATTCCAGTCACCACTTTACAGACAG GTGGCATCCATGTTTTTCAAGGAGGTAGTCTCCCGACTGGTTGGTTCGTTCGATGAGCGCTGCCGATTGATATATGGACCAGGGGTCTCAGTCCTTGAGAAATCCTACGGAGAGAAGGCATAA